A window of the Brassica napus cultivar Da-Ae chromosome C5, Da-Ae, whole genome shotgun sequence genome harbors these coding sequences:
- the LOC111206435 gene encoding protein OBERON 1-like isoform X2, protein MDTDTTTTDQSNREVVPPRLHLRPVRPMESGIGLPYAPENWPKPGDTWRWKVGPRITGKGTFLDRYLYPPKHLPGLSNTETLRKGTAFRSRLSLERYIRLAFPDADVRKFFASFSWAVPSTDGMKRSILPVYTSDEDPMHDNVSDIMVCKAGNDKCGSLMMPPPSETEPMTCDICCSEPSFCTDCSCILCCKSVSVEHEGYSYTKCEAVVSEGRICGHVAHINCALRAYMAGTVGGSIGLDAEYYCRRCDARKDLVPHVNRFLEICKTVEYQGDVEKILNLGICVLRGSQRVDAKELLNCIESTVIKLKCGTSLEDLWNDDTPTIWSDFSESEGKDNDDAVQSLQDVTPIEPMPFNREAEMHKLEEEIREVLKALREAQESEYQIAEVRLHAQKECLGDLYRQLEEEKSELSRRVSGSDAESLMTNVLKRLDQIRKEVTKLKEMEEVAKGFGRTPRGILEEYFHLAIEE, encoded by the exons ATGGACACTGATACTACTACTACTGATCAAAGCAACAGAGAGGTAGTACCACCTCGCCTTCATCTGAGACCAGTAAGGCCAATGGAATCAGGCATAGGCCTACCTTACGCACCTGAAAACTGGCCTAAGCCTGGAGACACGTGGCGCTGGAAGGTGGGACCGAGAATCACCGGTAAAGGAACCTTTTTGGACCGCTACTTATACCCTCCCAAGCATCTCCCCGGTTTATCCAACACTGAAACGTTGCGGAAAGGCACCGCCTTTAGGAGCAGGCTCTCTCTTGAACGCTACATTCGCTTAGCCTTCCCTGATGCAGATGTCCGCAAGTTCTTTGCTTCTTTCAGCTGGGCTGTACCCAGCACAGATG GTATGAAGAGGTCTATATTGCCAGTGTATACCTCAGATGAAGATCCAATGCATGATAACGTCTCTGACATTATGGTTTGCAAGGCTGGTAATGACAAATGCGGCAGCCTGATGATGCCACCACCGAGTGAAACCGAACCGATGACTTGTGACATTTGCTGTAGCGAGCCTAGTTTCTGCACTGACTGCTCTTGCATCCTCTGCTGCAAATCAGTAAGCGTAGAGCATGAAGGTTACAGCTATACCAAATGCGAAGCTGTGGTTTCCGAGGGTCGTATATGCGGACATGTTGCTCATATCAACTGTGCTCTTCGAGCTTACATGGCTGGAACCGTTGGAGGTAGTATTGGGTTGGATGCTGAGTACTACTGCAGGAGATGTGACGCCAGAAAGGACTTGGTTCCGCATGTCAACAGGTTCCTGGAGATTTGTAAGACTGTAGAGTACCAAGGCGATGTGGAGAAGATTCTTAATCTCGGTATTTGCGTCCTGCGTGGCTCGCAGAGAGTGGATGCTAAGGAGCTGCTCAACTGTATCGAATCAACGGTCATCAAG CTTAAGTGTGGCACTAGCTTGGAAGATCTTTGGAATGATGATACACCAACTATATGGTCAG ATTTCTCTGAGAGTGAAGGTAAAGACAATGATGATGCAGTGCAAAGTCTACAAGACGTGACACCGATAGAGCCAATGCCATTCAATCGCGAGGCAGAGATGCACAAACTGGAGGAAGAGATCCGTGAGGTTCTAAAGGCGCTGAGAGAAGCTCAGGAATCAGAGTATCAAATCGCTGAAGTCAGACTCCATGCTCAGAAAGAATGTCTCGGTGATCTGTATAGGCAACTTGAGGAGGAGAAGTCAGAGCTGTCTAGGCGTGTATCAGGTTCAGACGCAGAGAGCTTGATGACGAATGTGTTGAAGAGATTGGATCAGATAAGGAAAGAAGTGACAAAGCTTAAGGAGATGGAGGAAGTGGCTAAAGGATTTGGCAGGACGCCTAGAGGAATCCTTGAAGAGTACTTTCATCTAGCAATCGAGgagtag
- the LOC111206436 gene encoding uncharacterized protein LOC111206436 has product MALSALSQLYLALADKPEQEKITAEEMSVIASCHLKVLWTAGFASGVAGGLGWQVAKRMKMLKLPLTVLPAVAAFTAAWDWSNSTTAVSCLDNILRQDATRMQRELVNVLVKYNRGEAWRWQLMSKHFYPEAVYNDQGEKPQMRWRKRRTFTELAASYDDDDDVNEAKPQRTNNGLQNPRNRSVSHGSDASKTKPGVQNSSGNSDGEMVDDEDGLDSVFGGPEPTESVPAAQVNAKAASSKAQTRKQKRAQRRQRRKNREEASINNSTPQYERA; this is encoded by the exons ATGGCTTTGTCCGCATTGAGTCAGCTCTATCTTGCCCTCGCGGATAAACCCGAGCAG GAGAAGATAACGGCCGAAGAGATGAGTGTCATTGCCTCTTGCCATCTCAAAGTCTTGTGGACTGCTGGGTTTGCCTCTGGTGTTGCAGGTGGTTTAGGTTGGCAAG TGGCGAAAAGGATGAAAATGCTGAAGCTTCCTCTTACTGTTT TGCCGGCTGTGGCGGCTTTTACTGCTGCTTGGGATTGGTCAAACTCCACTACTGCTGTTTCATGCCTTGATAATATTCTTAGGCAAGATGCTACACGCATGCAGAGAGAGCTTGTCAATGT GTTAGTCAAGTACAACAGAGGTGAAGCTTGGAGATGGCAGCTTATGTCCAAGCACTTCTACCCTGAAGCTGTTTACAACGATCAAGGAGAGAAGCCTCAGATGCGCTGGCGTAAGAGGAGAACTTTCACAGAACTTGCCGCttcttatgatgatgatgatgatgtaaaTGAAGCTAAACCTCAGAGAACCAACAATGGCTTACAAAACCCTCGTAATCGAAGCGTTTCCCATGGATCTGATGCTTCAAAGACTAAACCAGGGGTCCAAAACAGCTCT GGAAATTCGGATGGCGAAATGGTGGATGATGAAGATGGTCTTGACAGTGTATTTGGTGGACCAGAACCAACAGAGAGCGTTCCTGCTGCGCAGGTTAATGCGAAAGCTGCTTCAAGCAAAGCGCAAACTCGCAaacagaagagagctcaacgAAGACAGAGACGGAAAAACCGTGAAGAAGCTTCCATTAATAATAGTACTCCTCAGTACGAACGTGCTTAG
- the LOC111206590 gene encoding transcription repressor OFP12-like — protein sequence MIHTIKQTKPTSLSHLLNTFYQSLCKKRNTMPRTMWKDFHLCFPTNFIKPSSDAAASSQEPNRPSILLINNFNQLYDDSTATGHRISKPIIEVIPPSSITTATTFTASTSTSTTGNSSSSSSLYESDNYGFAPEDSPTLDLTAVLASRRFFFSSPGRSNSITDSPDLRPRFEYKTSTTTTAATTLLTGGAAVKQCVQSPDPYNDFRRSMQEMLDAVTDAGDARRYEFLHELLLSYLSLNAEDTHKFIIRAFADVLVSLLSDGHRTN from the coding sequence ATGATACATACTATCAAACAAACTAAGCCAACTAGCTTAAGTCACTTGCTCAATACATTTTATCAGTCTCTctgtaaaaaaagaaacacaatgCCAAGAACCATGTGGAAAGACTTCCATCTTTGTTTCCCAACAAATTTCATCAAGCCCTCCTCCGACGCCGCCGCCTCCTCCCAAGAACCGAACCGGCCATCCATTCTTCTCATCAACAACTTCAACCAACTTTACGACGATTCCACAGCCACCGGCCACCGCATATCTAAGCCTATTATTGAAGTCATTCCACCTTCCTCCATTACAACCGCCACGACATTCACTGCCTCCACCTCCACCTCAACCACCGGTaactcttcctcctcctcctccttgtaTGAGTCTGATAATTACGGTTTTGCCCCTGAAGACTCTCCCACTTTGGACTTAACCGCCGTTCTTGCCTCACgtcgcttcttcttctcttcccctgGCCGCTCCAACTCAATCACCGATTCTCCGGATCTCCGTCCCCGGTTTGAATACAAAACTTCCACTACTACTACTGCTGCTACTACGCTTCTAACCGGGGGAGCCGCCGTGAAACAATGCGTGCAATCTCCTGATCCTTACAACGACTTCCGCAGATCAATGCAAGAGATGCTTGACGCCGTTACAGACGCAGGAGATGCTCGCCGTTACGAGTTCTTGCACGAGCTGTTACTTAGTTACCTCTCATTGAATGCAGAAGATACACATAAGTTCATTATCAGAGCTTTCGCCGACGTTCTCGTATCTCTCTTATCTGACGGTCACCGGACTAATTGA
- the LOC111206456 gene encoding uncharacterized protein LOC111206456, whose product MVQRIREFRKRISPAVLFLMETKHQDEDLFKLFRNTELTNHFTVPPVGLAGGLSLSWKDEIHVEILFSSANIIDTRIEARGTFSFVSFIYDAPKATDRPAFWSKLTELGSERDESWLITGDFNDLLDNSEKVGGPTRWEGSFLSIRSFVSQMGLWDLPHSGNHLSWRGTRYSYFIQSRLDRAMANSSWFERFPAGRCEYLRFEGSDNRSIVIHFDVSTRKNKGLFMFDQRLKDKPEIRDIVATRGRRAVNKFSVIEDSEGKAFCKEEEIVQCITEYYSRIFSGQMSDSSLVVEEGISPLRFFTDGILDARQNETHVRLIPKTTSPKSVADYRPIALCNTHYKIIAKILTRRLQPLLPALISEYQSAFVKGRSIADNVLITHEILHYMQHSSATVRCSMAIKTDMSKAYDRIEWSFLRNVLSRLGFHEKWIMWIMACVTSVSYSYLVNGSAQGRVVPTRGIRQGDPLSPYLFILCTEVLSGLCRKAQLHGDVIGVKVSRNSPAINHLLFADDTIFFSRTNHKSCAKLISILKKYGDASGQCINLNKSSITFLAKTPGDAKRRVRHQFQILNEGGLGKYLGLPEHFGRKKRDIFASLVDRIRQRSHSWTTRFLSGAGKHILLKSVLAAMPTYSMSCFKLPMSLCKQIQSILTRFWWDASPEVKKICWVSWEKLAKPKNAGGLGFREIAQFNDAMLAKLSWRILKEPASLMAKILLGKYCFRSHFLETKTASGASHGWQGILVGRDLLSKVLGWAIGSGSKVNIWNEPWLSPTEPLGVMGPPTTPTKDWKVNKLLTPSMEWDLTIIREHLPQHEEMIRRLIPSTLGMQDERVWLPNASGVYSTKSGYAIAKLCNGYPSDFIFDWKKCIWQVDTSPKIKHFLWKSNNKALPVGSCLASRGLSILPTCKRCGNLETELHVLLQCPFASQVWELVPCLFKPDLLGTSSVSDLLQRCKKMVSLPPLGIGKTPLYPWILWILWTNRNKLLFDNILFSAEDSILKAIQDARAWKAAQTMTATTACPSLPHYVVPSMPYIPPPVNSYTWSSFSDAAWDASTGNCGLGWHLRDSTGFCAENSSSHRRFVTSALVAEALAVKAAVSAAVSSQVSSLQVFSDSKALILFLKTQGQDVALKGILHDIHLLAQSFISISFIFISRLANAQVDSLAKSALYHLRSVTLE is encoded by the exons ATGGTCCAGCGAATCCGGGAGTTCAGAAAGCGAATCTCCCCGGCTGTCCTGTTTCTTATGGAGACCAAGCACCAAGATGAAGATTTATTTAAACTCTTCAGGAACACCGAGCTCACGAACCACTTCACGGTCCCCCCAGTTGGTTTGGCAGGCGGTCTCTCTCTTTCCTGGAAAGATGAAATCCATGTTGAAATCTTGTTCTCGTCCGCTAATATCATTGATACACGCATTGAAGCTAGAGGAACTTTTAGCTTTGTTTCGTTTATCTATGACGCCCCTAAGGCTACTGATCGCCCAGCTTTTTGGAGTAAACTCACTGAGCTCGGATCCGAAAGAGATGAATCATGGCTAATAACAGGGGATTTCAATGATCTCCTCGACAATTCCGAGAAAGTGGGAGGCCCGACCCGATGGGAAGGTTCCTTCCTCTCCATTAGAAGCTTTGTGTCTCAGATGGGCTTATGGGATCTTCCACACTCCGGGAATCACTTATCTTGGCGAGGTACCAGATATAGCTATTTCATCCAATCGAGACTAGATCGGGCTATGGCCAACTCCTCGTGGTTTGAACGCTTTCCGGCTGGACGCTGTGAGTACCTTCGATTCGAAGGCTCTGATAACCGTTCCATTGTCATCCATTTCGACGTCTCCACCCGCAAGAATAAAGGACTGTTCATGTTTGATCAAAGACTCAAAGACAAACCGGAGATCCGAGATATAGTTG CTACTCGAGGACGAAGAGCTGTCAACAAGTTCTCAGTGATTGAGGATAGCGAAGGCAAGGCCTTCTGTAAGGAAGAGGAGATTGTCCAGTGTATAACCGAGTATTATTCTCGGATTTTCTCAGGACAAATGTCTGACTCCTCTCTGGTGGTGGAAGAAGGAATCTCCCCCTTG AGATTCTTCACGGATGGAATTTTGGATGCACGGCAAAATGAGACTCACGTTAGGCTCATCCCGAAGACCACCAGCCCGAAGAGTGTGGCTGATTATCGACCTATTGCTTTGTGCAACACCCACTACAAGATCATAGCGAAGATACTAACCCGACGACTCCAGCCTCTACTCCCGGCGTTGATCTCGGAATATCAGTCAGCCTTCGTTAAAGGGCGGTCCATTGCGGACAACGTACTGATTACTCATGAGATTCTTCACTACATGCAACACTCTAGTGCTACTGTTCGATGTAGTATGGCGATAAAGACGGACATGAGCAAGGCCTATGATCGTATTGAGTGGAGCTTTCTGCGGAATGTGCTCTCTCGTTTAGGCTTTCATGAGAAGTGGATCATGTGGATCATGGCCTGTGTAACCTCTGTTTCCTATTCCTACCTGGTTAACGGGTCAGCACAAGGTCGGGTTGTACCAACAAGAGGAATCCGCCAAGGCGATCCTCTCTCCCCTTACCTCTTCATTCTTTGCACCGAGGTTCTTTCTGGGCTTTGTCGGAAAGCACAGCTCCATGGGGACGTGATTGGTGTCAAGGTCTCTCGTAATAGCCCGGCCATTAACCATCTCCTCTTTGCCGATGATACCATTTTCTTTAGTAGAACGAATCACAAGAGCTGTGCAAAACTCATCTCGATCCTCAAGAAATATGGTGATGCATCGGGTCAGTGCATTAACCTAAACAAGTCCTCCATTACTTTTTTGGCTAAGACCCCGGGAGACGCGAAACGGCGAGTCCGTCACCAGTTCCAAATCCTCAATGAAGGAGGGCTCGGTAAATACCTTGGACTTCCGGAGCACTTTGGTAGGAAGAAAAGAGACATTTTTGCATCCTTGGTGGACCGCATACGGCAACGCTCTCACAGTTGGACCACAAGATTTCTATCCGGGGCCGGGAAACATATTTTACTGAAGTCTGTCTTGGCTGCGATGCCGACATACTCAATGTCGTGCTTCAAACTCCCCATGTCCCTTTGCAAACAGATTCAATCCATCTTGACTAGATTCTGGTGGGACGCCTCTCCAGAAGTCAAAAAGATTTGTTGGGTGTCGTGGGAGAAGCTTGCTAAACCTAAAAACGCAGGGGGCTTGGGCTTCCGGGAAATTGCCCAGTTCAACGATGCAATGCTAGCCAAGCTTTCTTGGCGAATCCTCAAAGAACCGGCATCTCTTATGGCCAAGATCTTATTAGGAAAATATTGTTTCAGATCACACTTCCTAGAAACGAAAACAGCATCTGGCGCGTCTCACGGCTGGCAAGGAATTTTGGTGGGACGCGACCTTCTCTCTAAAGTTTTAGGGTGGGCTATTGGTTCAGGATCAAAAGTTAATATCTGGAATGAGCCATGGCTTTCGCCTACTGAACCACTTGGCGTTATGGGTCCTCCTACAACACCTACTAAGGATTGGAAAGTTAACAAGCTCCTGACCCCTTCTATGGAATGGGACCTCACGATCATCCGCGAACACCTGCCCCAGCATGAGGAGATGATTCGCAGGCTGATTCCTAGTACTCTTGGTATGCAAGATGAGCGTGTTTGGTTACCAAATGCCTCTGGCGTGTACTCCACGAAGTCGGGATATGCTATCGCTAAACTCTGCAATGGTTATCCCAGTGATTTTATCTTTGACTGGAAGAAGTGCATTTGGCAAGTAGACACATCTCCGAAGATAAAACATTTCCTCTGGAAATCAAACAATAAGGCCCTCCCGGTTGGATCATGTCTTGCGAGTAGAGGGTTATCCATCTTGCCTACCTGCAAGCGTTGTGGGAACTTAGAAACTGAGCTTCATGTCTTACTACAATGCCCATTTGCCTCGCAAGTCTGGGAACTGGTTCCTTGTCTCTTCAAGCCCGACCTTCTTGGAACTTCCTCTGTTTCAGACTTACTCCAACGGTGCAAAAAGATGGTTTCACTCCCACCACTTGGTATTGGGAAAACGCCTCTCTATCCATGGATTCTTTGGATCCTTTGGACGAATAGGAACAAGCTCTTGTTTGACAACATACTTTTCTCGGCGGAAGACTCAATCCTCAAAGCTATACAAGATGCCCGAGCCTGGAAGGCAGCTCAGACTATGACCGCTACCACCGCCTGTCCTTCACTACCACATTATGTGGTCCCGTCGATGCCTTACATCCCCCCGCCTGTTAACTCTTATACATGGTCTTCTTTTTCAGATGCAGCGTGGGATGCTTCAACGGGTAACTGTGGTCTCGGATGGCATCTTCGAGACTCCACAGGATTCTGTGCAGAGAATTCTTCTTCTCACCGACGCTTTGTTACCTCGGCCCTTGTAGCTGAGGCACTGGCAGTTAAAGCGGCAGTCAGTGCTGCAGTATCGTCACAGGTCAGCAGTCTCCAAGTATTCTCTGACTCAAAGGCTCTTATCTTATTCCTGAAGACACAAGGACAAGATGTTGCTTTGAAAGGCATCCTACATGATATCCATCTGTTGGCTCAGTCTTTCATatctatctcttttattttcatttcgcGTTTAGCAAATGCTCAAGTTGATTCATTAGCAAAATCAGCGTTGTATCACCTACGTTCTGTTACTCTCGAGTAG
- the LOC111206457 gene encoding uncharacterized protein LOC111206457 yields MTHRYSRAAKGKWKDDRPPFRKPLVKIPVSDSSDLIERNRLTLIGRVTNPSIQNTRALVDFFLQQWNVVGRITGRDLGPSLFQFGFESEQDLQAILSKAHFHFKRWMMILQRWEPVVSESFPAAISFWIKVHGVPLHYWLEETFDAIGAALGPIELCDYDRARMKVQINGLEPLIMRMDIQLPSKKVIEVELEYEKLEKHCFFCKSLSHEDEDCELRPPSKHGRDNRPFDTAQQNTLDRIEESKRRQEVRKQSRSRHAHAIDGARWTNYKHGEPRNAHYTDRDGSSRMASERSSEFEENKRRYDDRGGSVRSNLSSRKTPPRRESQEKLTSGFISHSRNLPLPRLPAKPLISPTRDASSKSNHSPGTTAAPVQRRSSLASRLSDPRDTNSLSEERIPAKERLSVHTQRTSQMERTEAQSNFK; encoded by the coding sequence ATGACCCATCGGTACTCACGAGCTGCCAAGGGAAAGTGGAAGGATGACCGTCCTCCCTTTCGAAAGCCCTTGGTGAAAATCCCGGTCTCTGACAGCTCTGATCTCATTGAACGTAATAGGTTAACGCTTATTGGACGTGTCACCAACCCCTCAATTCAAAACACCCGGGCGTTGGTTGATTTCTTTCTCCAACAATGGAATGTAGTTGGTCGTATTACTGGAAGAGACTTAGGGCCGTCTTTGTTCCAGTTTGGCTTTGAATCTGAACAAGACCTACAAGCCATCCTCTCAAAAGCTCATTTCCACTTTAAGAGATGGATGATGATTCTGCAGAGGTGGGAACCGGTTGTATCAGAATCATTTCCAGCGGCAATTTCTTTTTGGATAAAGGTCCATGGAGTCCCACTTCACTACTGGTTGGAGGAAACCTTTGATGCTATTGGTGCAGCGCTAGGACCTATTGAACTGTGCGACTATGACAGAGCAAGGATGAAGGTACAAATTAATGGCCTTGAACCTCTTATCATGCGCATGGATATCCAACTTCCCTCTAAGAAAGTTATAGAGGTGGAATTAGAGTATGAGAAGCTTGAAAAACATTGCTTCTTCTGCAAGTCTCTCTCACATGAAGATGAGGACTGTGAGTTGCGCCCTCCCTCGAAACATGGGAGAGACAATAGACCCTTCGACACTGCGCAACAAAATACTTTGGACAGAATTGAAGAGAGCAAAAGACGCCAAGAAGTCAGGAAACAGTCTCGATCCCGACATGCCCATGCAATTGACGGTGCTCGCTGGACAAACTACAAGCATGGGGAACCTAGGAATGCCCATTACACAGATCGTGATGGATCCTCTAGGATGGCTTCCGAGAGAAGCTCTGAGTTTGAGGAAAATAAGAGGCGTTATGATGATAGAGGGGGGTCTGTTAGGAGTAATCTCTCCTCAAGAAAAACCCCACCAAGAAGGGAATCTCAAGAGAAACTTACCTCAGGATTCATCTCCCACTCTAGGAACCTTCCGCTTCCTCGACTCCCTGCGAAACCACTGATCTCACCAACGAGAGATGCTAGTTCCAAATCCAACCACTCTCCTGGAACGACGGCGGCCCCTGTGCAGAGGAGATCTAGTTTAGCTTCTCGGCTCTCTGATCCTCGAGACACCAACTCGCTGAGTGAAGAAAGAATCCCAGCCAAGGAGAGACTCTCTGTTCACACTCAAAGAACCAGCCAGATGGAAAGGACTGAAGCACAATCCAACTTCAAATAA
- the LOC111206435 gene encoding protein OBERON 1-like isoform X1: MDTDTTTTDQSNREVVPPRLHLRPVRPMESGIGLPYAPENWPKPGDTWRWKVGPRITGKGTFLDRYLYPPKHLPGLSNTETLRKGTAFRSRLSLERYIRLAFPDADVRKFFASFSWAVPSTDAIGMKRSILPVYTSDEDPMHDNVSDIMVCKAGNDKCGSLMMPPPSETEPMTCDICCSEPSFCTDCSCILCCKSVSVEHEGYSYTKCEAVVSEGRICGHVAHINCALRAYMAGTVGGSIGLDAEYYCRRCDARKDLVPHVNRFLEICKTVEYQGDVEKILNLGICVLRGSQRVDAKELLNCIESTVIKLKCGTSLEDLWNDDTPTIWSDFSESEGKDNDDAVQSLQDVTPIEPMPFNREAEMHKLEEEIREVLKALREAQESEYQIAEVRLHAQKECLGDLYRQLEEEKSELSRRVSGSDAESLMTNVLKRLDQIRKEVTKLKEMEEVAKGFGRTPRGILEEYFHLAIEE, from the exons ATGGACACTGATACTACTACTACTGATCAAAGCAACAGAGAGGTAGTACCACCTCGCCTTCATCTGAGACCAGTAAGGCCAATGGAATCAGGCATAGGCCTACCTTACGCACCTGAAAACTGGCCTAAGCCTGGAGACACGTGGCGCTGGAAGGTGGGACCGAGAATCACCGGTAAAGGAACCTTTTTGGACCGCTACTTATACCCTCCCAAGCATCTCCCCGGTTTATCCAACACTGAAACGTTGCGGAAAGGCACCGCCTTTAGGAGCAGGCTCTCTCTTGAACGCTACATTCGCTTAGCCTTCCCTGATGCAGATGTCCGCAAGTTCTTTGCTTCTTTCAGCTGGGCTGTACCCAGCACAGATG CCATAGGTATGAAGAGGTCTATATTGCCAGTGTATACCTCAGATGAAGATCCAATGCATGATAACGTCTCTGACATTATGGTTTGCAAGGCTGGTAATGACAAATGCGGCAGCCTGATGATGCCACCACCGAGTGAAACCGAACCGATGACTTGTGACATTTGCTGTAGCGAGCCTAGTTTCTGCACTGACTGCTCTTGCATCCTCTGCTGCAAATCAGTAAGCGTAGAGCATGAAGGTTACAGCTATACCAAATGCGAAGCTGTGGTTTCCGAGGGTCGTATATGCGGACATGTTGCTCATATCAACTGTGCTCTTCGAGCTTACATGGCTGGAACCGTTGGAGGTAGTATTGGGTTGGATGCTGAGTACTACTGCAGGAGATGTGACGCCAGAAAGGACTTGGTTCCGCATGTCAACAGGTTCCTGGAGATTTGTAAGACTGTAGAGTACCAAGGCGATGTGGAGAAGATTCTTAATCTCGGTATTTGCGTCCTGCGTGGCTCGCAGAGAGTGGATGCTAAGGAGCTGCTCAACTGTATCGAATCAACGGTCATCAAG CTTAAGTGTGGCACTAGCTTGGAAGATCTTTGGAATGATGATACACCAACTATATGGTCAG ATTTCTCTGAGAGTGAAGGTAAAGACAATGATGATGCAGTGCAAAGTCTACAAGACGTGACACCGATAGAGCCAATGCCATTCAATCGCGAGGCAGAGATGCACAAACTGGAGGAAGAGATCCGTGAGGTTCTAAAGGCGCTGAGAGAAGCTCAGGAATCAGAGTATCAAATCGCTGAAGTCAGACTCCATGCTCAGAAAGAATGTCTCGGTGATCTGTATAGGCAACTTGAGGAGGAGAAGTCAGAGCTGTCTAGGCGTGTATCAGGTTCAGACGCAGAGAGCTTGATGACGAATGTGTTGAAGAGATTGGATCAGATAAGGAAAGAAGTGACAAAGCTTAAGGAGATGGAGGAAGTGGCTAAAGGATTTGGCAGGACGCCTAGAGGAATCCTTGAAGAGTACTTTCATCTAGCAATCGAGgagtag